A section of the Triticum dicoccoides isolate Atlit2015 ecotype Zavitan chromosome 7A, WEW_v2.0, whole genome shotgun sequence genome encodes:
- the LOC119329734 gene encoding protein MODIFYING WALL LIGNIN-1-like — MERKAVVVCALVGFLGVLSAALGFAAEGTRVKVSDVQTDSSPGECIYPRSPALGLGLMSAVALMVAQAIINTVAGCICCKRHPVPSDTNWSVALISFIVSWVTFIIAFLLLLTGAALNDQRGQENMYFGSFCYVVKPGVFSGGAVLSLASVALAIVYYVALTSSKGPPSWGPQQNQGISMGQPVIPQQSSEPVFVHEDTYNRQQFP; from the exons ATGGAGCGGAAGGCGGTGGTGGTGTGCGCGCTCGTCGGCTTCCTCGGCGTCCTCTCCGCCGCGCTCGGATTCGCCGCCGAGGGCACCCGCGTCAAG GTTTCAGATGTGCAAACCGACTCTTCTCCAGGTGAATGCATATACCCAAGAAGCCCCGCGTTAGGCCTTGGGTTGATGTCTGCAGTTGCCCTTATGGTCGCACAGGCTATTATAAATACAGTTGCTGGTTGCATCTGTTGTAAGAGGCATCCAGTCCCCTCGGACACTAACTGGAGTGTGGCTCTGATCTCATTCATTGTATCTTG GGTGACCTTCATAATCGCGTTCCTTCTCCTGCTGACCGGAGCCGCACTGAACGACCAGAGGGGCCAGGAGAACATGTACTTCGGCAGCTTCTGCTACGTGGTCAAGCCGGGGGTCTTCTCCGGAGGGGCGGTGCTCTCCCTCGCGAGCGTGGCCCTGGCCATAGTCTACTACGTCGCCCTGACATCGTCGAAAGGCCCGCCGAGCTGGGGGCCGCAGCAGAACCAGGGCATCTCCATGGGCCAGCCCGTGATCCCGCAGCAGAGCAGCGAGCCGGTGTTCGTCCATGAGGACACCTACAACCGGCAGCAGTTCCCATGA